DNA from Deltaproteobacteria bacterium:
CGCCATTGATGTCTCCAACAGTATCAGCCGCGTTATGGATTCGATCATTGATGAAGATCACAAAATAGCTTCCCGAAAATTGCGGGAGGTGGTGGCCAACTATGAAAAAGAAAGAGATTTGATTTTGATCGGAGCTTATGAAGAAGGATCGGATCCGAAGGTGGATTATGCGATCGAAAAAATTGATGAAGTGAATAATTTTTTAAAGCAGGGTGTAGAAGAAAATGTCGGTCTTGAAGAATCCGTAACACGTTTAAAGGAGATTTTTGAATAATGGCCGTCCCACGCTATCGCCTAGCCGCTTTATTGCGTTTAAGAATTCGCGAAAAAAAGAAAAGCGAAGTGGAGTTGGGTCGCGCGATGATCGCCCTTCAACAGGCGAAAAAAAAATTGGAAGAGCTTAAAGAAGAGAAGGAAGAAATCAGGAAGGAACAGAAACAGGCAAGACACAAAATGGATGTGGAGATGTCCGGTGGGGGGTTGGTGGGAAGCGGTTGCGTGCATGTCAATTTTTTGCGGAAGTTGAAAGAAGATGAAGTGGCCAAAGACGAGGAGATTGAAGATCAAAAAGAGGTGATTGTCGAAGCGACAGAAAAGGTCGCACATTGCAGAAGGGCCTATATCGAGGCTTCCAAACAGCTTCGAATTATGGAGAAACACAAAGACCTTTGGGCCAAAAAAGTGCGCCACGAAATTTCAAAACGAGAAGAAAAAGAAATGGATGAACTGGGACAGGCGATTCATAGTTTGAAAAGATGGAGAGGGGAAAAATCGGTGTTTGAAATATGAAGATTTAAAGCGTATCTCGTAAATGTTGTCATCCTGAACCCTTCGCCAGCATTGTCATTCTGAGCGAAGCGAAGAATCTGCTCGTGCTCAGGGTAAACTCCGTAAAGGATCTGTTTGATAACAAAGTAGATTCGGAGCACAGCGAGGAATGACAAGCACGCAGGGTAATTTATGAAATGTGCACTAGAAATTTTCCGAAAGTAAATATGGGTGAAGAAACAAAAAATATTGATCGTAAAACGATGGATCGTGCGGATCAGATGCGTGAGGCGGATAAACCGAAACCGCCGCGCAAAGAGGGAAAAAGTCCCTTTGATGAATTGCTTGATCAAAATCGTCTTGCTCAGCAATCAACACTGGATAACAAATCTCAAACCAAAACGGTTACCCAACAAGCCGCGGCCGAAGTGGAAAGACAACAAGAACGTCAGAAAGATCAATCAAAAGATCGTGACAAGGAAGAGGATCCCAAACAGGAATCGCGTGACGGTCGCAAACAAACCGACATGGTTGGGAAAAAAGTTGTCGGAAAAGCGGGTTTGAAAGAACAAAAAGGAGAATCGGGAGGACAAGGTTTTGAAGGAGGGGGCGGTGGAGGTCACAAAAAATCTGGGCGCCCAGCTATTCAGGGCAAGAAAGAGATGGGGGCAGGTCAAACAAACGCGCTCGGCAACAAGGCTTTTGCACAGGCTTTTCAAAAAGCTTTGGCCCAATCCGCCAAAGATCTTCCAAAAACTCTGCCTCAGGAAGTTTTGAATCAGGTTGTCCG
Protein-coding regions in this window:
- a CDS encoding flagellar hook-length control protein FliK, with amino-acid sequence MGEETKNIDRKTMDRADQMREADKPKPPRKEGKSPFDELLDQNRLAQQSTLDNKSQTKTVTQQAAAEVERQQERQKDQSKDRDKEEDPKQESRDGRKQTDMVGKKVVGKAGLKEQKGESGGQGFEGGGGGGHKKSGRPAIQGKKEMGAGQTNALGNKAFAQAFQKALAQSAKDLPKTLPQEVLNQVVRYVRIGLNKQGNKEVELDLHQNVFKGLRLRFSSNRGKVNMHFLAANAGVRDLFERESPQIREALEKKGIAVENIRVT